In Chitinophagaceae bacterium C216, the genomic stretch ATAGACCGCTAATGGTTTTATACTTTCTTAAAAACTTGAGAGAACCTATCGGATTGGCCTTTTTCCAATCAAAGGGACTACGGTTTTCAGGTTTCAGAGATTCGGGTAACACAAAGAAACCGTACAGAAAGTTTACAAAACAAAGAATTGCGGCTGCATAAAACGGAGCTCTTATGCCCCATCCGGCGAGCAATCCACCCAATGCCGGACCCAGTACAAATCCCAGTCCAAAAGCTGCACCAATAAGACCGAAGTTTTTTGCACGGTTTTCATTAGTGCTGATATCAGCGATATAAGCACTTGCTGCAGTAAAGCTAGCTCCTGTAATGCCCGCCAGTACACGACCTACAAAAAGTAATGCATAGTTATGGGCAAGTGCCAGAATAATGTAGTCTATACAAAATCCCAGTAGTGATAGCAAAATAATAGGCCTTCTTCCGAAGCGGTCGCTGAGATTGCCCATCAACGGTGCAAATAAAAACTGCATTGCAGCAAACACAGATACGAGATATCCACCCCAGCGGCTTGTTTCGTTAAGAGGGATATGTTTGAGTTCTACCAATAACTGTGGCATAACAGGAATAATCAATCCCCAGCCAATAACATCAATTGTAAGGGTGACAAAAATAAATCCTATAGCGGCATTACTAGAGCTTTTCATAAGAAAAAATTAGGCCTGCAAAGATGCAGAAAAGAAAGCAAAGAATTGCTTGCCATAAGAAAAGATATGTAAGGCATACTAGCAATTTATTGCACTCAGGCCTTTCTTAGTTCTTCAAAAACGCCGGTTTGTTTGTTTTTGCGAACATTGTCCCAGTTAAAGTATCGGCCGTTCATAGCTACATAAACACCGTGAGGGAGTGTTTGTACAAATGCTAATGCACTTCCTAGATTGAATAATCCATCGGAGCTTCCAAACTTAATAGGAATCATGGCGCCGGTAATTACAATCGTTTTGTTTTTGACTTTTTCAGCCAACACTTTGGCTGTTTTATCCATAGTATCGGTGCCATGTGTAATGATGATTTGTGTTTCTTCACATTGCTCGCATTGATAAGCAATCAGCTCACGATCTTCATCGGTCATCTCCAAACTGTCAATCATCATCAGGGTGCGTATTTCAACAGGAACAGTATTACGACCTTTTTCCAACAGCTCTGGTAAATGAGTATCTTTAAAGTATAGCTGCCCGGAGAGCATGTTATATTCCTTATCAAAAGTTCCTCCTGTTATAAATATTCTGACCGCCATATCCTAATAATTTGGGCATCAAAAGTAGTGAAGTTTAGTGGGTACGTCTCATTTCTTTGATGAATATACTTTTAGTTGCTGAACGACATAAAAGAAAAGATATGAATTCTTATAATTCATTCAATGTTGTTTATAGCAAGCTACAGGAAACTATATATATCCGTTTAACATTTTGAAAAAATAAAACGCTGAGATAATTTGTTAGTAGTACAGGCATTAAGAAGCTGTAACAATCTTATCTGGCGTAATGGGCAAATCTCTCAATCGTTTGCCGGAAGCGTTGTAAATAGCATTGGCAATGGCTGCAGCAACACCTATGATACCTACTTCTCCCAATCCTTTTGCACCTGTAGGATTAATGTTTGCATCCGGTTTTCCAATGAAAGCTACTTCAATAATAGGTGCATCGGCATTTACCGGAAAATGATATCCGGCAAAATCGTGGCCTATCAAACCTCCTAGGTTGGCATCTGCGATTTGTTCTTCCATCAAAGCCATTCCTATTCCGCCCACTGCGGCTCCTGATATCTGATTGGCGGCTGCTTTTTCATTCACAATCTTACCTCCATCGGCCACACAAACCATTCTTTCTATTTTCACTTTTCCTGTGGAAGGATGTACTTTTACTTTACAGAAGTGAGCTGCGCCCGAGCAGAAGGCGTACTGTCTTCTTTCTTCCCCAGGACCGGAGCTAGCTTCCACATAAATAGTTTTAAGATTATGTTGAGCCCATAACTGCTGATAGGAAACAAATTCGTTATTGGGTGTTTGGTAAGAAATGCCGGTGTCGCCGAGTAATATATCTTTTTCGGTTGCGGTTTTATACTTTTCATTGATGGCCGCTGCGTATTCAGCTAACTTTAGCTTCAAGGCATTACATACCGCCACTACAGCTCCACTTATCGAAGATAAACCTGTGCTACCGCCCTGACTGGGTGCTGGCGGTAGTGAGGAGTGTCCTAGTTCTACTTTTATTTTATTGCGAGGAATACCGGTGCTTTCATGAGCAATGTTATACATGCCTGTAGCGGTACCGGTACCAATGTCTGTCATAGCTGTTTGAACCGTAATGCTGCCGTCTTGCTGCATTTCTATACCTGCGCTGGCATTATTACGTCCGGCATTCCACATGCCCAAAGCCATACCATAACCAATAAACCAATCGCCTTCTTTGAGGGCTCGGGGCTGAGCTTTTCGTTGTGACCAATTGATGAGTGCTGCTCCTTTTTCGATACATTCATTAAGATAATTAGTAGACCACGGCAGGCCATTATCGGGATTTTTGTCTAAAGACAGATTTTGCAAACGAAGCGCCACAGGGTCCATGTTTAATTTATAACTCAGTTCATCTATAGCACTTTCAATAGCAAAGGCTCCTGTGCAATCACCTGGACCTCTCATCCATGTAGGTGTGGAAAGGTTTAAGGGTACAACGGCAGATTCTGTTTTCAGATTAGGGAATTTATAGATCAATCTGGTTACACGTGTAATGCCTTCTGTGAAGGTTTCATACACCGAAGTACTATGCTTAGCGGCATGCCATACGCCGATGATGTTGCCTTTTTCGTCGGCACCCATTTTCACTTTTTGCCATGAAGCCGGTCGATATCCTACCGAGTAAAACATTTGCGGACGAGTCAGCATTAGCTTTACAGGACGCTGGACTTGCTTTGCAGCCATGGCCGTCGCAATGGCATGAGGCCACACACGTAGTCCGGAACCAAAACCTCCTCCAACATACTCACTCACTACTTCAATGTTTTTTTCAGGAATATTAAAGACTCGTGCAAAAGTGCGCTGCACGTTGTTTACACCCTGGTTTTTATCGTAGAGTTTAAGTTGATTGTCCGATATCCAATGTGCAATGGTCGCATGCATTTCCATGGGGTTATGCACTTCTGCTTTTATGTTGTACTCCGCCTCTATCACAAGAGGTGTATTATTCCATGCATCCATAGACCCCCGTTCTCTTCCGGCTGCGACCAGAGGGTGATGGAGATGTTCTTTTTCGAAATCTACTTTAAAAGGAGCCGACTCATATTCGGCTGTAATGAGAGAGGCTGCATATGTAGCGTCTTCGAGGGTTTCGGCAATGACCATGGCAATGGGCTGCCCCTTGAAATAAATTTTATCAGTGTGAAACACGGGTAAGCCGAAACGTGTTTCTTTAATTTTGACTTCGTCGGCAAAACCTGGTACAAAAGGTTTATGTTGATGTGTAATGATGTCTAAGACTCCTGCTACTTGTTTAGCTTTTTCTGTATGGATGCTTTTTATAGTTCCTGATGCAATGGTGCTATCTACCAATACGGCATAACACAGTCCCTCTATATTGTATTCTGCAGCGTATTTGGCTTTGCCGGTTACTTTGGCAATGCCTTCTACTCTTCCTTCGCTAGGGACTATATCGAATGGTTCATCAAAGAATGCCATAGTTCAATTTTTATTTTTGCCGATAAGTATTGTTGCAGCTGAAGTGTGCGACGCAACGATGCTACATGCGTGCACGAAGCTGGCTTCATAAAAAATTAATTACGTAAACAATTTTGCAAAGCCGTTTCAATGGCGCCTTTCAGCAACGGCACTTTGAATGCATTGCCAGCTAGCGGTTTTACCTCGTCGGCTGCAATGGCAGCCGCTTTTGCAAAGTGCTCAATACTTGGTTCTTTGCCTTTTAAATAAGCTTCGGAAGCTAACCATCTCCAAGGTTTATGCGCTACACCTCCCGATGCTAAGCGGGCTTCCATGATTTTGTTACTTTCAATATGCAAGGCTGCTGCTACGGATACCAATGCAAATGCATAAGAGTCGCGATCGCGCAGCTTTAAGTATGCACAATGTTTGTTAAATGGATTGCGACTTATGTCTATAGAAGTAATCAAGGCATGTGACGGTAAGTTGTGATCCAGATGCGGTTCGCTGCCCGGCAAACGGTGAAAATCTTTAAACGGAATTACGGATGCTTTTTGTTTTTTGTCGATAATATTTACGCGTGCTTCTAAAGCCGCCAACGCTACACATAAATCAGAAGGATGTACCGCCACACAATGCTCGCTGTAACCAATGATAGCGCTCATGCGATTATCACCTTGGAGCGCACTGCAGCCTGAGCCCGGCGTTCGTTTGTTGCAGGGAGTACTTACGTCGTAGAAATAAGGGCAACGCGTGCGTTGCAACAAATTACCTCCGGTGCTGGCCATGTTGCGAATTTGTGCGGATGCACCGGCAAACACGGCTTTAGCGATGAGTGGATAGTCAGAAAGAATTTTGTTATCTGTGGTTAAAGCACTGTTGCGCACCATAGCGCCGATGCGTATGCCATTATCAGTGTTTTCTATTTTATCGGAAAGCACATCGGTGATATCTATCAAATTCTCAGGCTGTGCGATGTGCTTCTTCATTAGGTCCACCAAATTGGTGCCACCTGCAATAAATTGCGTATTGTCTTTCTTTATCGTTAACGCCTGGGTAATATTGGCTGATTTGTTAAAGCTGAAAGGTCTCATAATGCGGCTACTTTTTGAATTGATTCAACAATACCGTTATAGGCTCCGCAACGACATAGATTACCACTCATGAACTCTTTGATGGCGGCCACGGACTTGGTATGGCCTTCGTTTACGCAGGCTACAGCCGACATAATCTGCCCCGGGGTACAATAGCCACACTGAAAGCCATCGCATTCGATAAATGCTTTTTGCATGGGATGCAGCTTATCGCCTTCGGCCAAGCCTTCGATGGTGGTAACCTCCTTGCCAGCTGCTTGTGCAGCCAGTGTGAGACAACTTAAAACATGTTTGCCTTTGATATGAACTGTACAGGCTCCGCATTGTCCATGGTCACAGCCTTTTTTAGCTCCTGTAAGATGTAGCTGCTCTCTTAAGAGGTCCAACAGCGTTGTTCGAGTATCTGCGGTTACTTTATATGTTTTTTTATTAACCGTAATGCTTATTGGCGTTGTATGTTTGGGAGGGATGATAAAGTTCTTAACATCCTTATAAAAAGCTTTTACGGAAGAAGGTAATGCAGCCAAGGCTGCTAATGCTCCCGATATTTTTAGGAAAGAACGACGCGAACTTTTCATATGAGCAGATATTATACAAAGACCTAGATTGTCTTTATGAAATTTTCGATTGCATAAATATAATTAAAAAGCCGCTTATATCAAGCGGCTTTGTTGTAAAAAAGAAATGCGTTAATGAAAATGAATGCTGTGTAAAATCTTGGAATACCTGATTTATTTTAAAATTTGTAAGGTATTAGAACCAAGTGTTTTTATTTGGGAGAAGTTATTTTTCGATAGGTATAATAAAACAAAATAGGGATGACAGTAAACGATAATACTAAACTTATCAGCATCCCTCCAACAATCATTATTGCTAAGGGTTTTTGAATTTCAGATCCCATACTGTTTGACATAGCTGCAGGTAGTAATCCCATTGAGCCCATTAGAGCTATCATTAATACAGGTCGAATTTTAGACTGAACGGCTTTAGTAATAGCATCTAATAAGGAATTTTTCTTAAGGTATTCTTTCATAACAGTGATCAAAATAAGCGCGTTAATGGTATTTACTCCAAACAATATAATTAGGCCGATACCTGCAGATATACCAAAAATGGTTTGTGTGATCCAAATAGACAGAAAACCTCCTATAAAAGCAAAAGGCAATGTTATTGACGATAGAATCGTGTCGCGCAAGTTTCCAAAGTTGCTATATAATAAGATTAATATCAATATCAATGATATTGGAATAACTGTCATTAATTGTTTGGTGGCGCGTTCTTTACTTTCAAATTCTCCGGCCCATTCCATGTGTTGATTTTTAGGTAATACCATTCTTTTTTCAACTTTAGCCTTGGCTTCAGCAATCGTACTACCTAAATCTCGTCCTTGAATGCTAAATCCTACAGCACTATAACGACTATTTCCTTCGCGATAAATAAAGGCAGGTCCTGTTTTATAACCAATAGAAGCGATTTCCTTTAATGGAATACTATTACCATTGGAGGTACGAATGAGAATATTGCCAATTTTTTCTGGCGAATTGCGATAGTCTTCTTGAAAGCGTAACACGATATCAAAATGCCGATCCCCCTCATAAAATTTATTCGCAGCTTGACCACCAATAGTCATAGCGATAACTGCTTGCACATCGGACGTCTGAATACCATATTTTGCCATTTTAGAATCATGTAGTTGAATGCGCAATTCTGGCAGGCCTATGTTTTTATAAACGTTTACATCAGTAATACCATTTACAGTACGTATGATGTTTGCTACTTTATGCGCCTGGTTTTCGAGTTCTTCCAGATCGTTTCCAAATATTTTGACTACCAAAGAGCTTTTTACACCCGCTACATATTCTTCAACATTATCTTGAATAGGTTGGCTGAAGCCGAAATTGATTCCCGGGTATTGAGATAATAGTTCTCTTAGTTCTTGTACAATTTCGGCTTTGGTAATTTTACGCTTCCATGATTTTTCGTTTTTTAATTGGACATGAAACTCTACATTAAAAAAGCCTGTAGGATCAGTTCCATCGTTAGGTCGTCCGGTTTGGGTTAGAATGAAATCAATTTCTTCACAATTGGCAAGCATTAGCTCTTTCATTTCTTTAGTGAGCTGAGTTGATGTAGTTAGGCTAATACTATTAGGTAAAGTCGCTCTAATATAGATTGCACCTTCATTAAGTTGCGGCAAGAATTCGGTACCATAATTTAAAAAACGTACAATACATATAAGAAGCAATATACAAAAAGCTCCAAGAGTTAGTCGTTTATATCGAAAAGAAAGTAGGTGGAGTGAATAAATAAGCTGATGAGAGAACCGAGTTATTATGTTTTCTTTTTCTTCTATATTTTGATTGAACAAATATTTACACATTGCGGGCACGTATGTTAAGCTTAATAATAAAGAACCTAACAAGGCATAACTCAAAGTATAAGCTAAGGGAATGAACATTTTGCCTTCTACTTTTTGAAAGGAGAAAATAGGTAATAAAGCAACGATTAAAATCAATAAGGCAAAGGATATGTATGAGGCTACGGAGCTCGCTTGTTTGCGAATGATACCTGACTTGCTCATTTTGGCAAACCGCTCAGCACCTAGTGCTCGCTGCATGGCGGCAAGCGAAACAAAAATTGTTTCTACCATTACTAAAGTTCCTTCTAATAGCAGTCCAAAATCTAAAGCTCCCATGGAAATCAAATTGGCAGGCATGCCCTGCCACTTCAGCATAATAATGGCAAACAAAAAAGATAAAGGAATTACAGAAGCAACAATAAAAGTGGATTTCCAATTATTAAGGAAGATACCAACAATTAACGCTACTAGTAAAATGCCTTCGATTAAGTTGCGCGAAACTGTTTTGACGGTGCTATATACCAAGATGGTACGGTCGATGACGGGAACGATTTTAACACCATCGGGTAATAGCTGTTCATTTAGTAAATTGACTTTCTCCTTTAGATGTTTGATTACTTCAGATGCGTTTTCCCCTCGCAGCATAACGACAATGCCTTCTACTACATCGTCCATTTCGTTAAACCCTGCTTGTCCCAGACGAGGTTTACTTGACATTACAACATCGGCGACATTTTTGATCAGAATGGGAGTAGAGCCATTTAGTTTTATAGTAATATTTCTAATGTCTTCTAATTTATCGAGAAGTCCTACACCTCTAACCACATATGCTTGTTCTCCCTGCTGAATAATATCTCCACCTACGTTGATATTGGATTTAGATACTGCTTCATAAACATCTAAAGGAGAAAGATCAAAGTTTTTTAATTCGGTAGGATTGATACGTATTTCATAAATCTTTTCTTCTCCACCAAAACTAATAACATCTGCTACGCCCGGTACACTCAACAGCTCACTTTCAATTACCCAGTTTTGAAGAGTTGTTGTTTCTTTTAGAGGCAGACTACTTTTAATAATATATCGAAATATTTCGCCCGTAGCTCCCGAAGGCGGTTCTATGCTAAAAGACGCACCATCCGGTAGTTCTACTTTTCCAATTTTGCTCGCAACATTTTGTTGGGCGTAAAAATCATCAACTGTATCTGCAAACTGTACTGTCACCACGGATAAACCAAACAGAGATACCGAGCGAATTTGTTTTTTTTGGGGAATGGTGTTCATTTCCTTGGTGACTGGAAGTGTGACCAATTTTTCAACTTCCTCAGCACTTCGACCAGGCCATTGTGTAATGATTCTTACACGTGTATTGGTCACGTCAGGGAATGCCTCAATGGTAGTATTCTTTAAGGAATAAATACCATAGCATAATAAGGCAAAAGTTAAGAACAAGATTAATGAGGCTCGCCTCAGTGAAAAAGTGACTATATGTTGTACCAGTTTTTTCATGCCTTATTTTTTAGCTCCTCAAACAACAACAAAACGTTCGTTACTACAACTCTTTCGTCGGGATCCAACACCTCCTTTACATAATAATATTCATCATTGCTGGCTATTTTATGGACATGGCGAACTTTTAAATCACAATCCGATTTATGGGTGATTATATATTCCCTATCGTTATAAAAGATAACAGCACTTTGAGGAATAGCTAAAGCACTGTCTAGAACAGTTCGTTTATTCACGATGATATCGGCGCTTAGCCCTGGCATGAGTTGTAGGTTTTTATTGTCAAGAACTACTCGGGCCTTCAAAACATGTTCGTCATCATCAAAAACATTATATATTTTATCGATTTTGCCAATGTATATTTCGTCAGGATATGCGACGGTTCTTACTTTCACTGTATCTCCCACTTTAATTTCTCTTAGATTGCTGGCATAAATATTTACCATCACCCAGACTTGCTTTAAATTAGAAATCGAAAAAAGAGGTTCGCTTTCAGGTGTAATATTTTGCCCTCGATTAATGGTTTTCTGAATGATGTACCCATTTTGAGGAGATATAATATCAAAGTATCCGTCCTTTCTAACTCGATACATGGCCAAGGTTTGTTGTACCTTTTGTAACGAGATTTTTGCCATTTCGAGTTCGTGCTTTGTTTTCAGTACATCGATTTTTACAGATAAACCATCTCTCAAAAGATCATTAGATAATTGCAGTTCGTTTTTTAGCATTTCGACTTGCGTTTCGTAGAGTCTTTTTTGCTGAAATAGCTCTTGAGCTTCTTCCGAATGTAGGGTTGCCAACACTTGACCTTTATGAACGTAATCTCCTAGTTCGAAGTTTACAGACTCAACAGTTCCTTTTAGTAATGATCGATATATCAGCAAGTCGTTTTCATTATATTCGATTTTGCCCGACATAGTTATTTGTTCATGTACAGGCTGAATGGATACAGGGGCAATTGCTGTTGTTTTCTTTAGTTCTTCAGTTAAGCAATAAACAGTAGTGATAGAATCATCTATTTTAGATACTTTTCCTTTACAAGAGAAGCATATAATCATCCCGCAGATGATTCCTGTTATGATATACCATTTGTTCATATTAAAAATGTTTTCCTACGAGAAGTTGTAACTGTTCAATCAATTTTAAGTATGTTAATGCGGCATCCCAATAAGCAATAGCTGTTGATTGATGAGATTCTATGTAATCGATATATTGTGTCAATGTAATTTGTTTTTGTTGCAAGCGTTGCCAGAACTGTGCTAGTATACTTTGATAATCGTCTTTAAGAAAGTTATTGGAGTATTGTGATAGATATTGTTCCCATTTTTTTATTTGTGTAATGCAATTATTAATTTGCTGTTCCAGTTGCGTTACAATGCTCTGGTATTTATTTTCCTCAATAGCTTTTTGGTGTTGGGCCGCTAATATGTTGCCTTTGTTGCGATGGAAAATGGGTAGATCAATCGAAATGCCGAATCCCACAAAATCTTTCATGATATTTCCTCCACGGTCATAATTTGCTAGAAGTGTTACACTGGGTACAGCCATTGCTTTTTCCAGTGCAATGTTAGCATCAGCAAGTCGTTGCATTTGTGTTTGATGTTTTAAGACGTGATTATTTTGCAGTGCCAATTCCAATACGTTGGAGGGGATACGTGAGGTATAGTTAAGTGATAAAGTATCAAAAACAATGTTGCTTTCTGACAAAGTGTTTAATCCGGTTAAATATTTTAATTCATTAAGCAGTTCTTTTTTTTCCTCTTCCGCTGAAAATGCTTCTTTTTGTAACTGTGAGAAAGTATTTTGGGCACGCATTAATTCTGGCAACAGAACATTTCGATTGTTATACTGTCTTTGATATTTTTCTACCAGACGGCTAATTTCATTTAATAAACTTGCATTTACTTTTTCTTTTTTCGTTAGGATGTAGTATGTGTAATAAGCAACTCTAAGTTCGTACTGTAATTGAGCTGTTAAAGCATCTTTTTGTATGTGTTGTGTTTGTAGTGCTTGGGTATTTACCTGAATGCGCTTTTTGCGTTTAGCTGCGGTTTCTATTTTTTGTTCTAGCTCAATACCAAATTGTTGATATTTCCCATAGTTACCAAATAGTCTACGTTGAGATTCTATATCGAAAGTTTTCCAAAAGTTTACCTCTTGTAAGGATAAAGTTGGATTCTCATGGGCCTTGGCTTGTTGTAATTCTGCAGCGGCTTTTTCAATGTTTAAAGATTGTTCGCGTATTTGTAAGTTATGCTCGGTTAAAGCGTTTTGTAGATCACGTAGTGAATATTCTTGAGCCCATAGTACCTTGTAGCATAAAATAATATTAATCACCAAAAGAGCGAAACGCGCCATAGACAGTTTTTTGCAAAACTATCTATGGTAGATTAAAGGAATTTTGGAGCTGCATTAAAAATATATTGAAAGCGGATTAGAATTTAGTTAGAAAATTAATGTAACCCTAGTACCTCCTTCTGGCTCGTTGTGAATAGCCATCCCGATATGATGTAGTGAGAATATAATATTAGCTAATGAGAGGCCAATTCCTTTGCCTCTATGATTTTTGGCATTTGCTGCTCTATAAAAATTGCGTGTGATATTTGGCAAATCTTTTTCAGGTATGCCTATTCCGCGATCGATGATATAAATATGTAATTTTTGGTCAACTATCAAAAGTTTAAATTGAATAGGTTTATTGTGAGAGTATTTAATAGCGTTTTCAACAATATTTGTTAAGGCAATTTCTAAAAGTTTAGCATTTCCTTTCAATTCGAGCATCGATTGATCCTCGACAGCCATATTCACTTCAATCTTGGCTTGATGATGTATAACTGCGTTTTCAATAACCTTCCATATAATTTCGTCTATGCGAGTTGTAGTAAATTCAAAAGAAGGGTTTGCACCTGATAAAAGAAGCATATTGTTTAATGCATCTTCGAGATCGTGTACGTATTGTTTTGATTTTTGTAATACAATTTGATATTCCTGTGCTGATCGTGCTTTTTGTCCAGTTACTTCTAGTATTCCTAGTAAAGCGGATATAGGTGTTTTTAATTCATGAGAAACATAGTCGATAAAATTCTTTTGTACGGAAAAAGTTTCAGATATACGGTTGACTAGGTAGTTGTAGTTTTCTACTAGGTCTTGTAACTCCTGATATGTTTTTTCAACTTTAATGGGTTGATGAAAATTTTGTGCATCACGATTTTTAATCTGCTTAGTGATTTTAATAATGGGGGCATAAGCCCATTTACTCAAATATCTGGCGATGAAAAAAATAATAAGGATGCTAATAGCCGAAGCCACCCACAAAATATGGAAAAGACTTTGTAGCTGCGTTTTAAACTCTGTTTTAGGCTCACGAGCAATAACTATGAAATTACCCTGATTGTCTTGATAATATATTCCGTGATAAAAAAAATCTTTTGTTGCAAAATGTTCACTATTATTCTCTCTGATCTGATCAATAAACTGTCGTTGAATGTCGGATGTGGGAGACATATCTCCATATACCTGATGGTATAGACTATCAAAGATGGCAATGTTTTTACGTGATATTTTTTTTAAAAGCTGACTTTTGATGTTTTCATGATCTCCAATAGATAATTCGTCTTTTTCCAGATAGTATAAAGCTGCCAATAAGGTTTTGCTTTCCAATCCCTGCATTTCTTTACGTTCCATTACGGCTGCAAAAGAAAAATAAATAATTGCCGATACCCCGATAATAAGGATGCTGAACAAGATAACTGCATATAAGGAAAGCCGTTGTTTTAATTTCATATTATTCTACCTTAAATAGATAGCCTATTCCTTTTACCGTGTGGATAAATTTTTGCTTAGATTCGAGTTTATTTCTCAGATAAGAAATGTAAACATCTACAACGTTTGAAGGGTTTTCAAAATGAATGCCCCATACTGCATTTAGAATTTGCTGCCGAGTAACCACTTTGCCGTAATTATCGCATAAATATTTAAGTAATTTGAATTCGCGGGGAGACAAGTCGACTGGGTTTTGATTTAAGTGCACCTTATATTGGTGAGTGTCGATTTGAATAGGCCCAAAATCTTGTATATGCTTTGAGGTGTCTAATTGATCGTATTGATTTCTTCGTGTGAGTGCTTTTATGCGTGCAAGCAATTCATCAAAATGAAAAGGTTTGGTCATATAATCATCTGCACCGCTATCTAAGGCGGTGGTTTTGTCTAGCACACTATTCAATGCACTCAGCATAAGAATTGGGGTGAAAATTTTCTTATACCGTATAGTTTGTACCAATTGAATACCATCAATACCGGGCAGCATTACGTCTATAATCATTAAATCGAAACTCAGAGAAAGATATTGCTGAAGGACTTCTTCGCCCGATTTGCATAAAGTAATTACATAACCGACCTCCTCAAGGCCTTTTACTAAAAAATCACTTATCCTTCTGTCGTCTTCAACAATCAATATTTGCATAATTATTATTCAACTTATTTAAAACAGTAGATATTTGCACTTATTCAAAATTGACAAATATTTATTCTTTTGAAAATGGTAAAGTATTAATTTTTTAATAAAAGTACTGGCCCCTCTTTAAAGAAAATAAATTTTCATTGATAAAAGGATCTTATAATTTCAAAATAATTTCCATCAAAAAAGCATACATAGTAAAGCCCGAGAGGTAAGCGCAATAATAAATGTTTCAATGGGGCGCAACAATTTTTACATATACCTACAAGTAAAATCGTTTACTTTGACGATGTATTGCCAATGAAATGTTTTCTAAACATCTATTCATAATTGAACCGATATGCTGAAACCGATATTCCATTTCGTTTTCGCTTGTTTGCTGATAGTGTATTATAATAATATATCGGCACAACAATGCCCTATTATACCAAAACCACTGGAAGCTGTTAAAACAAAAGATAGCTTCATCATTAGCTCACAGACTAAGTTATTTATTGAAAAACCGGAACTAAGATCTGCTGCCGGCTATTTGCAGTTTCGCATGCTGCATATGTTTGCGATACCGTTAATCCCCACGCCCACTACCCCTGTTGCCGATGTAGTAGAATTGCGCTTAAGTAATAATGCTACGGCCAACGAAGAAGGATATCTATTATCCGTAACAGATAAAAAAGTAATTATTACAGGAAATTCTACCGCAGGAGTAATTAACGGAATTTCTAGTTTGTTACAGTTAGCAGCCTCAGGTAGTAAAAAAGACCAAAAAAT encodes the following:
- the arlR gene encoding Response regulator ArlR, which translates into the protein MQILIVEDDRRISDFLVKGLEEVGYVITLCKSGEEVLQQYLSLSFDLMIIDVMLPGIDGIQLVQTIRYKKIFTPILMLSALNSVLDKTTALDSGADDYMTKPFHFDELLARIKALTRRNQYDQLDTSKHIQDFGPIQIDTHQYKVHLNQNPVDLSPREFKLLKYLCDNYGKVVTRQQILNAVWGIHFENPSNVVDVYISYLRNKLESKQKFIHTVKGIGYLFKVE